The nucleotide sequence CTGATTGAAAACACGCTTAGTGGCACAATGATTCAGCATAGCGTGGTAGGAATTGGAATGAATATTAATCAACGTGAATTTCAGGTGCCTACCGCCACGTCTTTAGCGGCTCTAACCGGACGGGCCTACGACCTGCCAATTCTAGCAAGCCGCCTGCTCGAACACCTAGAACGGCGCTATTTGCAGCTACGTGCTGGGGGGCTGGGAGTTCTCCGACAGAACTACCGGCAAGTGCTTTACCGCTACCGAGAGCCTCATCTGTATGAGGTAGATAACCATCAGGTAACAGGTGAGATTGTGGATGTGGATGAGGCCGGGCGCCTCGCTTTATCGATCAGCGGGCAGTTGCGTCATTTTGATTTGAAAGAAATTAAGTACATCATTTAGTATCACTGTTTGGTCGATGTATAAAAGCTATACGCAGATATTTTTATAGCTAGAACAAGCAAAAGGCAACCTTTAGCTGTTGGATAACGAGTAGACAGCTAGAGGTACGAGGCCAGCGCACTCACGCGCAACGCAACCTTTTCGCTCTGAGTGTCATCTATGTTTCGGGTTAGTTAGGCACGGTGCTTGTCTTACTTCATCCACAAACGCGAGTTGCTCTTAAGAACTCTTGCGCTAAATACCAGAAAAAGCCTATATTTGATAGCTTGCCACTAGGCAGCTTTTTTGCAACGCTTCTTTCATATGAAAATTTCTACCCGCTTAGTTGGGATGTTGGCCTTACTACTGGCGCAACTGTCAGCGCTTGCTGCTACCGTTACGGTGGAAGTTGGTGATAACTTCTATCGCCCGCAGAACGTGGTTATCCGTCCGGGCGATATAATACGGTGGACTAATGTTGGCAACCAAAGCCATCCTACCGTTTCGGATTCTTCGCCGGCGTTGTGGTCAACTTTCACAATCAGCCCAGCCAACACCTCTTACACGTCACAGCCGTTTATCACACTCGGCTCCTTCAATTATTACTGCTCAGCGCATTCTGGTGGGACTCCACGCGCAGGCATGATTGGCAACATCATGGTAAGCAACACTCCGCAAGCAACTCTTGATGCTAAGGCCGCTGGTGCAGCATTAAGTGTATACCCTAATCCGAGCAGAGGACTGGTGGTGGTAACCCTAAACCAGAAGGTAGGTCCCGAGTACAAGTTGCGCTTGACCAACATTTTGGGTCGGGAAATCCGCTCTTTTTCGTTACGGACTGAAGCGTCCAACACTGGGATGCCACTTAATCTGTCTGATTTGCCAGCTGGCATGTATTTTTATAGCCTGGTGCTAAACGAGAGAGTGTTATCTACGAAAAGATTCGTATTACAGAACTAGTTTAGCTATTCGTACTTCTTCTTTTAGGAGAGCGGCCACCTTCTGTGGCCGCTTTTTTTATGTACCAGCTCAAGCAATAGCCTTCTAAGGAGTGGAATAGGGCACTGTGCGGCCGGATTTATTGTCTACTTTTGACGTTCTGCATCTTTCATTTCTCGACCATAAGCCCGCGTCAGGCGACGACGACTGGGGCCTGCCCCTCTACTTAATTCTCGTATGCGCTCATACAAAAGCCTGAATAATCTAGTTGGTTGGCTGGTGTTTGCCATTGCCACCATTGTGTACCTAATCACGCTGGAGCCTACCGCTTCGTTCTGGGACTGCGGCGAGTTTATTGCCTGTTCCTACAAGCTGCTGGTACCGCACCCCCCTGGAGCCCCGCTTTTCCTGCTGCTTGGTCGCTTGTTTTCGCTGTTCTCTTTCGGTGATGTTACCAAGGTTTCGGTGCTAGTCAATGCCTTGTCGGCGCTGAGCAGTTCGTTCACTGTGCTATTCCTATTCTGGACTATCACCATTCTGGCCAAGAAGCTGGTTCTGCACCACTCGGGTGCTGTGGGCCACTCGGTACCAGGCGCTCCTGAACCCACATTTGGGCAGAGTCTGTTGATACTGGGCGCTGGTGTCGTCGGTGCCTTATCGTTTGCCTTTTCTGATTCGTTCTGGTTTAATGCCGTGGAAGGCGAGGTGTACGCCATGTCGTCCTTGTTTACAGCGGCCGTGGTTTGGATCATGCTAAAGTGGGAAAACCGCGCCCACGAAGCCGATTCCGATAAATGGCTGATTCTGATTGCCTATGTAGTAGGCCTCTCCATTGGGGTGCACTTACTGAACTTGCTGGCCCTGCCAGCCTTGGCCTTCATCTACTATTACCGTCGCACCGCTAACCCCACACCTTTGGGCGGCATCATCACACTGGTGCTTAGTCTGGTGCTGGTCGGCCTGATTCTGGTGGGCATTATACCAGGCTTGCCATCGTTGGCGGGCGGATTCGAAGTGTTCTTTGTGAACAGCGTCGGGCTACCCTTCAGCTCGGGCATTGTCATCTTCTTGGTGCTTTTCGTGGCCCTGCTAGTGCTTGGCTTCCGCTACTCGTTGAAGCAGCGCAACCGCCTGCTCAACACGGCCATGCTTAGCTTGGTGTTCATCTTGATTGGCTACTCTAGCTACCTCATTATTCCTATCCGGAGCAGCTACCACCCTACCATCAACGAAAACAACCCCGAGGATGTGCTCAGCTTTGTGAGCTACCTTAAGCGGGAGCAGTACGGCGACCGTCCTTTGCTTTACGGTCCACAATTCAATGCTCGCCCTGTTCGCTACGATGAAGGTGCCCCACGCTATGTACGGGAAGGCAACAAGTACGTAGTAGCAGAAAAGCGTCAAGTGGTGGTCTACGACGATGCCGACAAGATGCTGTTGCCGCGCATTTACAGCCCACAGCCCGAGCATATCTACAACTACCAAAAGTGGGTGGATATTCAAGAAGGAGTGAAACCCACCATGGGTCAAAATCTATCCTTTTTGTTTCGCTACCAGATGGGCCACCAGTTCTGGCGTTACTTCCTTTGGAACTACGTAGGCCGCGAAAGCGACGTT is from Hymenobacter tibetensis and encodes:
- a CDS encoding T9SS type A sorting domain-containing protein; protein product: MKISTRLVGMLALLLAQLSALAATVTVEVGDNFYRPQNVVIRPGDIIRWTNVGNQSHPTVSDSSPALWSTFTISPANTSYTSQPFITLGSFNYYCSAHSGGTPRAGMIGNIMVSNTPQATLDAKAAGAALSVYPNPSRGLVVVTLNQKVGPEYKLRLTNILGREIRSFSLRTEASNTGMPLNLSDLPAGMYFYSLVLNERVLSTKRFVLQN